The following nucleotide sequence is from Pseudobdellovibrionaceae bacterium.
TGAGGCGAAAATGATCATTCGACGGGTAATATATAGAGGGTCTTCGCCCAAATCTATCATTCTATAGAAGTAGTACATGGCCTCTTCCGCATTGGAAGATCGCATGGACTTAATGAAAGCCGAAATCAGGTCAAAGTGCTCGGCCCCCTTTTTAGGGTACGCCTTGGTGGCCTCTGTACCTGTAATTTTTTCAATAGAGGCCCAAGTTAATGGAAGCATTTTGTCTTCTATAATAGTGGGCAGGTGCAATTGCACTTGCTCCACAAAGTTGATCAGGGTGCGCGCATCCCCTTGGGCTCTCATGATGAGTTCCATTTGGGTTTCTGGTGCAAAAAGATCGGATATGTTTTTAAAACCTAAAAATTCGGACCCTTTTTTGAGCAAAGCCAAAAGAGAGCTTTCATCATGATTTTTAAGCTGCACAAGATGACAGCGACTTAAAAGGGCAGGGTTTAAAACCACTCGAGGGTTTTCTGTAGTGGCGCCGACAAAAATGATGTCCCCTTTTTCAATGCTGGGTAACAAGACATCTTGTTGAGCTTTAGAAAGTCTATGGGCCTCATCAATGAACATCAAAGTCTGTTTTTGATAAAAGACAAATCTTTCGCTGGCCTTCTGACACTCCTCACGAAGTCCCTTGGCCGTGAGGTCCACGGCATTAAGCTCGACCACATCTTGGCCAAAGTTTTTTACAAAGAGTCTAACTAGCGTGGTCTTTCCACTTCCTGGGGGACCATAAATGATAGTGCTCGGAAAACGTCCCTGCTTAAAAAGTTCAAGCACCGCAGGTTTGATAGAGTTCTTTACGACCAAAAAGTCATCCCAAGTTTGGGGACGGAGTTTCTCTGATAAAGGAGCATGTTCTGAAATCTGTTGACGGTTTTGTGCTTGAAATAAATCCATGGAA
It contains:
- a CDS encoding AAA family ATPase encodes the protein MDLFQAQNRQQISEHAPLSEKLRPQTWDDFLVVKNSIKPAVLELFKQGRFPSTIIYGPPGSGKTTLVRLFVKNFGQDVVELNAVDLTAKGLREECQKASERFVFYQKQTLMFIDEAHRLSKAQQDVLLPSIEKGDIIFVGATTENPRVVLNPALLSRCHLVQLKNHDESSLLALLKKGSEFLGFKNISDLFAPETQMELIMRAQGDARTLINFVEQVQLHLPTIIEDKMLPLTWASIEKITGTEATKAYPKKGAEHFDLISAFIKSMRSSNAEEAMYYFYRMIDLGEDPLYITRRMIIFASEDIGLADSQALTVALNCMEAIKAVGLPEAIYNLTHGVMYLSQAPKSRTVVSALKITKQNYDKNPNKLIPTNLKNH